Proteins co-encoded in one Natronorubrum daqingense genomic window:
- a CDS encoding DUF7384 family protein — MPDTPRLERVVADADVLAADLLVGGDARDALDHVRRHSWVELVASDALLEQTERLVTELADAKLASDHRDRLEAERVAVDHPPEDHPALASAYHGDAAHLLSYDETLRSPQAALSLQPRVSVSVRPPDAFARLFDPESVYREVEDGAYPGPDRDPRD; from the coding sequence ATGCCTGACACTCCACGTCTCGAGCGCGTCGTCGCGGACGCGGACGTGCTCGCAGCCGACCTGTTGGTTGGAGGAGACGCTCGAGACGCGCTGGATCACGTTCGCCGCCACTCGTGGGTCGAACTCGTCGCGAGCGATGCGTTGCTCGAGCAAACCGAACGACTCGTGACGGAACTGGCCGATGCGAAGTTGGCGAGCGATCATCGCGACCGACTCGAGGCAGAGCGAGTCGCCGTCGACCACCCCCCGGAGGACCACCCGGCGCTGGCTTCGGCCTACCACGGTGACGCTGCACACCTGCTTTCCTACGACGAGACGCTGCGCTCGCCGCAGGCGGCGCTATCGCTCCAACCACGCGTGTCGGTGAGCGTCCGCCCACCCGACGCCTTCGCGCGGTTGTTCGATCCCGAGAGCGTCTATAGAGAAGTCGAAGACGGAGCGTATCCGGGACCCGATCGAGATCCTCGAGACTGA
- a CDS encoding XTP/dITP diphosphatase has protein sequence MTIRFVTGNDGKVREAREYFEGIDTIEQIEYDYTEIQSDSLEEIARHGARETFEAREGDDPVIVDDTGLFVDALGGFPGPYSAYVEDTVGIERFWRLAREEANRRARFRTVLAYADADGTETFTGSVAGTLVAPRGDGGFGYDPLFEYNGQTLSEMSTEEKNAISHRGRAFAAFAEWYASNED, from the coding sequence ATGACCATCCGATTCGTGACGGGAAACGACGGCAAGGTCCGCGAAGCGCGCGAGTACTTCGAGGGAATCGACACCATCGAACAGATCGAGTACGACTACACCGAAATCCAGAGCGACTCGCTCGAGGAGATCGCGAGACACGGCGCTCGAGAGACGTTCGAGGCGCGCGAGGGTGACGACCCGGTTATCGTCGACGACACGGGACTGTTCGTCGACGCACTGGGTGGATTTCCGGGTCCCTACTCCGCCTACGTCGAGGATACCGTCGGTATCGAACGGTTCTGGCGACTCGCACGCGAGGAAGCGAACCGACGGGCGCGCTTTCGGACGGTGCTCGCCTACGCGGACGCAGACGGGACAGAGACGTTCACGGGATCGGTCGCCGGAACGCTCGTTGCGCCACGCGGTGACGGCGGGTTCGGCTACGATCCGCTCTTCGAGTACAACGGACAGACGCTCTCGGAGATGAGCACCGAGGAGAAAAACGCCATCTCACACCGCGGCCGTGCCTTCGCTGCGTTTGCGGAGTGGTACGCGTCGAACGAGGATTGA